One part of the Salvelinus fontinalis isolate EN_2023a chromosome 4, ASM2944872v1, whole genome shotgun sequence genome encodes these proteins:
- the LOC129853735 gene encoding calsenilin-like isoform X3: MGAVMAALSLEARRRLPDKVDSDLELSIVRHQPEGLDQLQVQTKFTKKELQSLYRGFKNECPSGLVDEETFKTIYSQFFPQGDATTYAHFLFNAFDMDRNGSIRFEDFVIGLSVLLRGSVTEKLNWAFNLYDINKDGYITKEEMLAIMKSIYDMMGRYTYPSVRDEAPSEHVDKFFQKMDRNRDGVVTIEEFIETCQKDENIMNSMQLFENVL; the protein is encoded by the exons TGACAGTGATTTGGAGCTGTCTATAGTTCGTCACCAGCCAGAAGGCTTGGACCAGCTGCAGGTTCAGACAAAGTTCACCAAGAAGGAGCTCCAGTCACTATACAGGGGCTTCAAGAAT gaGTGTCCAAGTGGTTTGGTTGACGAAGAGACGTTCAAGACCATCTATTCTCAGTTCTTTCCCCAAGGAG ACGCCACCACCTATGCACATTTCCTGTTTAATGCGTTTGATATGGACAGAAATGGCTCCATTCGTTTTGAGGACTTTGTGATTGGCCTGTCTGTTCTTCTGAGAGGGTCAGTCACAGAGAAACTCAACTGGGCCTTCAACCTGTATGACATCAACAAGGATGGATACATCACTAAAGAG gagaTGCTGGCTATTATGAAGTCCATCTATGATATGATGGGCAGGTACACCTACCCAAGTGTACGGGATGAGGCACCCTCTGAACATGTGGATAAGTTCTTCCAG aaaatggacagaaacagagATGGAGTGGTGACCATTGAGGAGTTCATTGAGACCTGTCAGAAG GACGAGAACATCATGAACTCCATGCAGCTCTTTGAGAACGTGCTCTAG
- the LOC129853735 gene encoding calsenilin-like isoform X1: MVSPSLSPTVLPLSLSFPSPSLYPLLFSLSLSLPLSPSSSLFPPTDSSDSDLELSIVRHQPEGLDQLQVQTKFTKKELQSLYRGFKNECPSGLVDEETFKTIYSQFFPQGDATTYAHFLFNAFDMDRNGSIRFEDFVIGLSVLLRGSVTEKLNWAFNLYDINKDGYITKEEMLAIMKSIYDMMGRYTYPSVRDEAPSEHVDKFFQKMDRNRDGVVTIEEFIETCQKDENIMNSMQLFENVL, translated from the exons ATGGTCTCCCCATCCCTCTCGCCcactgtccttcctctctccctctcgttcccctctccttctctctatccccttctcttttctctctctctctctctccctctctctccctcttcctcgctCTTTCCTCCTACAGACAGTAGTGACAGTGATTTGGAGCTGTCTATAGTTCGTCACCAGCCAGAAGGCTTGGACCAGCTGCAGGTTCAGACAAAGTTCACCAAGAAGGAGCTCCAGTCACTATACAGGGGCTTCAAGAAT gaGTGTCCAAGTGGTTTGGTTGACGAAGAGACGTTCAAGACCATCTATTCTCAGTTCTTTCCCCAAGGAG ACGCCACCACCTATGCACATTTCCTGTTTAATGCGTTTGATATGGACAGAAATGGCTCCATTCGTTTTGAGGACTTTGTGATTGGCCTGTCTGTTCTTCTGAGAGGGTCAGTCACAGAGAAACTCAACTGGGCCTTCAACCTGTATGACATCAACAAGGATGGATACATCACTAAAGAG gagaTGCTGGCTATTATGAAGTCCATCTATGATATGATGGGCAGGTACACCTACCCAAGTGTACGGGATGAGGCACCCTCTGAACATGTGGATAAGTTCTTCCAG aaaatggacagaaacagagATGGAGTGGTGACCATTGAGGAGTTCATTGAGACCTGTCAGAAG GACGAGAACATCATGAACTCCATGCAGCTCTTTGAGAACGTGCTCTAG